The following is a genomic window from Candidatus Riesia pediculischaeffi.
GTTGATTAAATTAAATCATCGTATTTGATGATATATTAAACAATAATAAAATCCAAACTTTTAAATTACGTAATTTCTTGAAATTTATAAAAATTTTCAGATAAAATCATGCGATTAATTCAAATCTTCAAAATATTCCATACTCAGGATCTGAAAGAAAAAAATAGCGATCTTGACATTATTTTGTGTACGCTGTTGAATCAGCGAAGATTTAAATCATACTTCCTTAACTCAATGTGTTCGATATCTAATGTCTAAAGTATTTGTTCTAATGTTCGTCACATCAAAAAAGCTAAGTTCACAAAAATATTAAATAGTTAACACTGACGGAAACTGTGAACCTTCTTCTACATAGTACAATAAAACTTTTAAAGTTCTTATAGAGAAGTTAATAATTCAAATTAAATCTACAATGTATACCGCATGTTTAGTTGATATCATTACCACCTAAGCATTACCGATTTCAATAGTGGTTAATTTTTTCAATTTTTGTAATTCTAAAAAATTACTCATATTTATTCTATAAAGAAATCCATACATTAAACACATCATTCAAATTTAAAATATGTAATGAACATTGTGATAAATACGAAAAATTTTATGAAGAATTCAGTTCAAAATTAGTCTGTGATAAGCAGTATAGATATCTTCATATTAATGAAAAAATTTTTGTTTCTACGAAAACATAAAGATCACTACAGAAAAATGATCTTTCACTATTTAGCCGGAAAATATTTTATGAAAAAAATAATGGGAGTATATCCTGAAATGTACATTCTCACGAGGATTCGTAAAGACTTAAAATAGCTTACTAACGTAAGGTTCAAATATCATAAGAAAAAAAAGAACTGTTGAATTAGAATCGAAATATTATGAACACTCAATTTGACATAAGCAATAAATTACTTCTAATAGAGTATCGATATAGCAAGTTGTGTTAATGCTATCTTATAAGAAGAATATTCGAGGTGACTCAATGATCGAATTGCATATTTAACTTCTTTTTTTGCTACCATTTCAGAGTACTCTAAAGATCTATATCGCTTCATGAGCGGTAGTATTCGTTTTAAAGCATATCTACCTCTTCCATCTTGAATCATTTTTTTTATTTTTATAGATTCTTTTGCGGGAATCTTTTTCATAACATGTATTAACGGTAGAGTAAAATTACCGTCGTTTAAATCATTTCCTGAACATTTGTAATTATTACAACGTTTATAATCTCTAATATCATTGATTAATTGAAATGCATTTCCAAAATGTCTACCATACTTTTTAAAAACTTTTTTTTTGTCAGAATCGACGTTGCAGATAGTAGCTGTAATACATGAAGCTGCTTCGAATAAGCTAGAAGTTTTCTGATATATCGTCTTCATATATAAATTTTCAGAAATTTCTAAATTACGATTAGAAAGTTGTAAAATTTCTCCTTGAACGATAATATGTACGGTATCGGTGATCAACTCTAAAACTTTTTTCGAATCTAATTCAATCATCATTTTTAAAGATTTCGTATATACTAAATCTCCTATTAGAACATTTGCTTCATTTCCAAACACCATACTTGACTTCTTCTGTCCTCGACGCACAATGGAAGAATCGATGATATCATCGTGTAAAAGAGTTGCAATGTGAATAAATTCAATTAAAGATGCCGCAATGATATTTTTTTTTCCTCGAAACCCTAATATTTTACTACATAACAATGTAATTATAGGTCTAATTCTCTTTCCAGATCTTTTATTAAAATATTTCATCAGTTCGTTAATCAATCGAATATCAGATCTAAATTGATCTAGAATCAATTTATTTACAAAGTACATTTCCTCTTTAATTAATTCGACAATTGGTCCTAGTTTCATTTTCATCTAATTCTTCAAATAACTTAAAATTTCTGGAAAATATATAAAAAATTATTATAATTTAAATGAAAGTTCATTTTTTATTTTCACTGAATTTTTATCCTAATATTTTAATATTATGAATCATATTAATTTGTTTCTAAAATAGAAAAAATCTCATCACAATCATTATCGGTTAAAATTTTCATGTATATAATTTTTAGAAAACATTCTAAACAATACTTTGCAAAGATCGGATCGAACATAAAGATAGATCGATTGAACGTCAAAATAAATAGTCTAATCGAAATAAATCAAATTTTAGCTATCTATGATGATAGAAGATTTTTTAAAATAGGAGATCCATTCATACCACATACAAAGATTGTCGTAAAAGTAATATCACACTCTCAAGAAAAAAAAATTCAGATCATCAAGTTTAGAAGAAGAAAGCATAGTAGAAAAAAACAAGGTCATCGTCAAAAATTTACGATGATCAAAGTAAAAAAGCTTTTTCAACAAAAGGATAAAAAATGGCGCACAAAAGAGCAAGCGGTTCTACAAGAAATGGAAGAGATTCTCAATCAAAAAGATTAGGAATAAAAAAATTTGGAGGTCAAATCGTATTTCCGGGGAACATTATCGTAAAACAACGTGGAACAAAATTTCATGCCGGTAAGAACGTAGGTTGTGCGAGGGATTATACGTTGTTTGCGTT
Proteins encoded in this region:
- a CDS encoding polyprenyl synthetase family protein, which codes for MKMKLGPIVELIKEEMYFVNKLILDQFRSDIRLINELMKYFNKRSGKRIRPIITLLCSKILGFRGKKNIIAASLIEFIHIATLLHDDIIDSSIVRRGQKKSSMVFGNEANVLIGDLVYTKSLKMMIELDSKKVLELITDTVHIIVQGEILQLSNRNLEISENLYMKTIYQKTSSLFEAASCITATICNVDSDKKKVFKKYGRHFGNAFQLINDIRDYKRCNNYKCSGNDLNDGNFTLPLIHVMKKIPAKESIKIKKMIQDGRGRYALKRILPLMKRYRSLEYSEMVAKKEVKYAIRSLSHLEYSSYKIALTQLAISILY
- the rplU gene encoding 50S ribosomal protein L21 → MYIIFRKHSKQYFAKIGSNIKIDRLNVKINSLIEINQILAIYDDRRFFKIGDPFIPHTKIVVKVISHSQEKKIQIIKFRRRKHSRKKQGHRQKFTMIKVKKLFQQKDKKWRTKEQAVLQEMEEILNQKD
- the rpmA gene encoding 50S ribosomal protein L27 produces the protein MAHKRASGSTRNGRDSQSKRLGIKKFGGQIVFPGNIIVKQRGTKFHAGKNVGCARDYTLFALTYGKVNFMRQKKRKKKYVNVIPEDLCM